From Epinephelus lanceolatus isolate andai-2023 chromosome 2, ASM4190304v1, whole genome shotgun sequence, one genomic window encodes:
- the LOC117267559 gene encoding 5-hydroxyisourate hydrolase-like translates to MSAYRLQQLKGQIVPEYKITAMAGSPSPLTTHVLNTAMGVPGSNIAICLYRQDPSNNAWSLITVGATNADGRCPGLITKQLFTSGVYKMCFETGQYWKNMGETCFYPYVEIVFTINDPGQKYHVPLLLSRFSYSTYRGS, encoded by the exons ATGAGTGCGTACAGGCTGCAGCAACTCAAGGGTCAGATTGTGCCTGAATACAAG ATCACAGCAATGGCAGGCTCACCTAGTCCTCTGACCACCCACGTGCTGAACACTGCGATGGGCGTCCCTGGCTCGAACATTGCCATCTGTCTGTACCGACAAGACCCCTCCAATAATGCCTGGAGTTTGATAACCGTTGG GGCAACTAATGCTGACGGACGCTGCCCAGGACTCATCACAAAACAGTTGTTTACTTCTGGTgtgtataaaatgtgttttgagaCTGGTCAGTACTGGAAGAATATGGGAGAGACCTGCTTTTACCCATATGTTGAG ATTGTCTTCACTATTAATGACCCCGGCCAAAAGTACCATGTCCCTCTGCTCCTGAGTCGTTTCTCTTATAGTACATATAGAGGAAGCTAG